DNA from Halobacteriovoraceae bacterium:
ATACAGATGAAGAGTCTGGGGAAACAAGAATCGCAGGAATGGGGGAACTCCATCTTGAAATTTATGTTGAAAGACTCAAAAGAGAATTCAATGCAAACGTACAAGTTGGTGCTCCTCAAGTTAACTACAGAGAAACGATCAGAAGTGAGACTAAATTTGATTATACACATAAAAAACAAACTGGTGGTGCCGGACAATTCGGTCAAGTTGTTGGTGTGTTAAGACCTCTCGCTGAAGCAGATAAGGATTCTGAAGATCAAGTCTTCAAATTTAATAATGAAATTAAAGGTGGATCAATTCCTTCAGAATATATTGGAGCCTGTGAAAAAGGTTTCCAAGATGTTATGGACAAAGGTCCTTTGGCCGCATTCCCTATGATAAATTGTGAAGTTTTCTTACAAGATGGTCGATACCATGACGTTGACTCTTCCGATATGGCCTTTAGAATCGCTTCTAGACAGGCCATGAGACAAGGGATTAAAAATGCAAGTCCTGCGCTTTTAGAACCTATTATGGGTGTTGAAGTAACAACCCCAGATGAGTATCAAGGTTCTGTCATTGGGGATCTTTCTTCTAGAAGAGGGATAATTCAAGGTTCAGAGACTGATCCAACTGGAGAAGTTATTATTAGAGCTGAAGTTCCGCTTTCTGAAATGTTCGGCTACTCTTCAGACCTAAGATCGATGTCAGCTGGTAAGGCCTCATATACGATGGAGTTTTCAAGATATTCTGAGTGTCCAAACAATATCGCTGAAGAGGTTATTAAGGCCAGAATCGAAAAACTTGCAAATGATGATTAATGTGATTTAATAAATTTTGAATTTTTTATCCGGGCCCTTTTAAAAAGGGCCCTTTTTTTTCTACAAGTGAATATTTTCTATAGAATAACATATTGAAATAATTGAATTTTAAGTAAACCTAAAGATTCATGTATTACTAAAATTTTTAGACAAAAAGGCCGAAAAGCATTCATGCAAAAACTGCATCGAAAAAGCATTACAGAAACTTTTCTCATTATCTCTGTGATAATGACTCTCTTTGTTGTTCTCTTTATTGGAGGATCAAATATCTATTCCGTATATAGTATCTATAGAGACGATACAAATATGTTTGAAGAAGAGTATCTCGAACAACATAAAAAAACTCTTAAATTAGAAGTTGAACAAACAGAATTAAATATCGAAAAGGAACTTGGTCAACTGGAAAAACGATTAAAATTACAAATCAGCAGTCGAGTAAATGAAGGACTAAATGTAGCTAAGAACCTATTTGAAAAATATCAAAATGAAATGCCTAAAAAAGATATTATTAATCTAATCAGAGAGTCTCTTCGATCAATACGTTTTAACAAGGGGAGGGGATATTATTTCATGATGAATACTGAAGGCGTAGAAATATTATTTGCTGATAAACCTGAACTTGAAGGTAAAAACCTAATCAAAATGAAATCAACAGATGGTATTTTTGTTGTTAAAGAAATGCTCAAAATAGCAAAAAATAATGGCGAAGGATTCATTAATTATGAATGGAGCAAACCAAACGAAACTGAAAAAAATTTCTCAAAAATTTCGTATGTTAAATATTTCAAAGAACTAGATTTAATTATCGGCACAGGTGAATATCTTGATGATGTTGAATCTGATTTAAAAGAAGAAATCCTATCTCGTTTAGAAAGAACAATTAGTAAAAACTTGGATTACTTTTGGGCATTGCGCTCAGATGGAACCTTATTGGCCCATCCATTCCTCACAGAGTTAAAAGGTAGAAAAATTTTACATTTAGTTGATGAAAATGGAGTAAATATTATCAAAGAGGCCATTAATGTCGCTAAAAATGGAGGTGGTTTTGTTCGCTATAAGTGGAATAGACCAATCAAAAATAATACTTCTAGTAAATTAACATATGTCTATCCCTTCAAAAGATGGGGCTGGATTATCGCAACTGGTGCCTATTTAGATGACTTGGAAGTTTGGACACAAACGAGAAAGGATCAACTTCAGGCACGACTAATTGATCAGATACTAATTACAATACTTGTTATGGGACTTTCTTTCGTTCTTTCTACAATCGTTTTTAGAAGGGCAACTTCAAGAATAAATAAAGGATTTAAAATATTTCAAAATCTATTTGAACACCCAGATTCAAAATTGACTGAAGGACAAGAGAAGGAATTTCAATTCAAAGAATTTCAGATTCTTTCAAATTCATCAAAAATTCTAGAAAAATATTATCAACAAATCAATGAAGAAAAAATAAGAGCAGAAAATGCACTTCGTGCTAGGACTGAATTCTTAAATAATATGAGTCATGAAATCCGTACGCCCATGAATGTTATTGTAGGAATGGCAGACTTGATTGATGAATCAAAAATGAATGAAGAACAAAAAATGTTTCTAGGATCTTTTCAAGATGCATGTAAAACATTATTAACAATTATCAACGACATTCTAGATCTCTCAAAATTAGAGGCCGGAAAACTAGATCTCGATTTTAACTTCTTTGATCTTGAATTAAAATTGAAAAAAATTGTACAGTTATTTAAAAATGAAGTTGAAAAGAAAGGACTCAAAATATCTTACAATATCGATGAGGGTATCGCCAATTTTATTGAAACGGATGAAATTCGATTGTCACAAGTATTATCTAATCTTATAGGAAATTCCCTCAAATTCACTCAAAGCGGTGAAATTGATATAAATGTAAAACTTGTTGAGGATTACTCGAAAAATCAAAGAATTCGGTTTGAAGTATATGATACTGGAATTGGAATTTCTAAAGAGAATATAAAAACTATCTTTGATGAATTTAATCAAGGAGATGCGTCAATTACCAAAAAATTTGGTGGTACTGGGCTAGGCCTTTCGATTTCATCAAAATTAGTTCGTCTCTTGGGTGGGAAACTAAAAGTTCAAAGCGAGTTTGGAGCTTATACTAGATTCTATTTTGAGCTCGATTTAGTGGTGAATAAAACAATGGAATCACCAAAAACACTAGAAGTAATAGTCAATCAAAAGACGCCAATAAAAAAATATTCTGAAGCTCATTTCAATAAACTTAAAATACTGGCCGTTGATGATACTAAAGACAATCTCGTCATTATCCAAAAATTTTTAAAACATCCAGATATTGAACTTGATACCGTCATGAGTGGGCGTGATGGACTTAAAGCAATTAATGAAAAAGAATACGATCTCATATTTATGGATATTCAAATGCCAGAAATGGATGGATATGAAACGACCAAAAAAGTAAGAGAAATTGAAAGGAAATTAGGACGTCCCAAAACCCTAATTTATGCTCTTACAGCTTATGCCATGCAGGAAAATATTCAGAGATCCCTTGCTGCCGGATGTGACGGACATATTACTAAACCAATAAGAAAAGGTGAAATGCAAAAATTCATTCTTGAATTGGTTCATAATAAATTAGCAAGCTAAATGTATTTATATTGCTTTTGTCTGGTCTTTTAGCTAGAGCATATATGAGGTGATTTATGATTGAAACGTCTCAATTACAAACATTAGTTGCTGTTGCTCAGTCTCAAAGTTTTTCACGAGCAGCTGAGCAACTTGGTGTCACTCAATCGGCAATTAGTCAAAGTATTAAAAACCTTGAGAGCAAATTAAAAACACCTTTGTTTAAGCGCTCTGGCAAGAAAGTTGTCCTCACTCAGGAGGGAGAAAAACTCTTTGAGATGGCAGAACATTTTCTTTCAAGTATGGAAGAAACACTTGAGCAAATAAAATACGCTCCTGAACAGATGCAAGGGAAAATTAGAATTGGTACATTAAATGGGGTAGGAAAATCTTGGCTGGCACCAGAGATATTTCAGTTTGCTAAACATTATCCTGATCTAAAAATATTTATTAAAATGGGGCTACAAAAAGATCTCGTTGCTGAATTTGAGGAGTTAAAACTCGATATCTTGATTTTACCGACAGAATATCTTCCAAATGTTGGGAAAAAAGTTTTCTTAAGTGACGAACGCTCTACATTAGTATTTCCAAAAAATCACCCAGCTTTTAAAATTTCTAAAGATATAACCCCATTAGAGTTACAGAAATTTCCAACGATCATGTTTGAAAAAAATGATCACCTTTATTACACATGGTTCAAAACGAAGTTTCAAATCTATCCAAAAAACATTAATATACGCTATTCAATCAACTCACATGGCCATATATTACATGCTGTTAGAGATGGGATGGGTGTAGCAGTTGTACCTACTCATGTATTAAATCGCTCAATTCTTAAAAATGATGTAGATACATTAGGAACAGATTTCGAAGTGGTAAACTATAGAATGTATATGGCCTATCATAAAGAAAGTGAACATCTTTTGAGAATTCAAAGGGTTCTAGAACATTTACTGAAAAGACCTTCACCACTCATATAAAAAAGGTATTTTTATGAGTATTGCTATCCCTGAACTTCCAATAGAAATAAGAGATATAGTCGATTTCCTTTTTTCAAATGGTTACTATCTAACGGCCGTTGGTGGATGCGTTAGAGACCTGCTTTTTTTTGATAAAATATCCTTAGATTGGGATTTTGAAATTAGATCAATTAACAATCACAAATTGCAAGAAGAAGAATTAAAAAAAGTGTTTGAAAATATATCTAAAAATTTTCAACTTCAAATTATTGAACTTCCGTATTGTATATTTAAGTTCAATATCAATCATTATGAATTTGAAATTTCATGTCCAAGAAGAGAAATCTATACCGATAATGAAGTCGGTCATAAAAACTTTGAGGCCATTTTAGACTCTTCAATGAATTACATTGAATCTTTCAAAAGACGAGATTTAACAATTAATGCTCTAGGAGTAGAGTATATTGGTCCCCAATCTATTCTTATTGATCCATATAGTGGATTGCAAGATGGAAGAAACGCTATCTTAAAACATATCTCCTCAGATTTTTCTAGAGATCCTGTGAGGCTACTTAGACTTATTCGTTTTTGTAAAACCAGCAATTTTAAAATATCAGAACAAACCAAATTATTAATTAATAAATTTGATCTCAGTAAGTTGAGTTGGCACTATATTGTTAAAGAATCAAAAGATATTGGACTTTCTTTTCTATTATTAAAAATCAAAAAAATTTCCATTGAGAATAATATTAAAATTCATAGATCTTTAAAATTTTTATATGAGAAAATGAGTACAATTGAAGAAACTAATGAGATCGAGGATATATTTCTTAGACAACTTGACAGTTTCGAATTACGAGATTTTGAAGAGCTTGAATATTTTAATTTGTCTAAAAGCTTTATTTTAAAGGCAAAGAATATAAAAGATACTCTTTTAGAATTTAAGAACAATAGTGTTTTAACAAAATTGTTAAAACACTGTGAGAAGAATTCATTTGAAGAACTTTTAAACAAAGAACAAAATAAAAAATTACTCAAATCCATTAAAATATTAACAAAGAAATACTTATCTCATAAAAGTTTAGTTTTAAAAATTGCTGACATTTATGATATAAATTTAAATCAGTTTGAAAATTATATATTGTCATCTGATTTGGTAATATCTGCCGATAAACTCGATCAAATAAGTCCAGCGTTAAGACAAGATTTTGTTATCTATAAAAAATTAAGAAAAGATTAGGCCTTAAATCGTCAGTTCCTGTTTCAGATTATTTTATTTTATTTCTATTTGTGTTATAATTTACTGTGTGTGGGCACACGGGAGGTTTGAAATGGATGAATTACAAACCATATTGGCCGAGCATCAAACTAAAAAAAATAATGGTATTGAGACTAATCATCATAAGAATCGTCCAATAGCTTCATCTTCCGAAATTCCTGATCTTTTTTTCGATGACGTTCTAGTCAAATTCAAATTAAATAGAATAGAAATCCTTGTTATTATGTATCTTTACAGATGTGTTTGGTGTAGACCCAATTTGTATAAAGTTCATGGAATTTCACAAATTTTATCTCATACAGAAATGGCCAACAAACTAGGCCTAAGCATCGATGAAATTTATCAGGCCCTTAAAAAGCTTGAAGACCTAGGGTTTATATCAACTATACGTTCAGGTCAGTATTTTGTTCGGAAATACTTCACTAAACAAAATGATGAATTTTTTGCCCATACATATAACGAATTTGAAATTTAAAATATTTTGATTTTGTTTCAAGTCTCAGGCCTTAGACCCGATAAGAGTGAGGGAAGGTAAATTTAATGAAGGCCAAAAAAATTGCTTATATTGGAAAAGATAAGAGTTATTGGACAACGATTCAACATCGTTTTTCTGAAAGCTATAAGCAATTTGAGTTTGAGTTTGTTCAACTTGTAGGAAAAGACCCAAAATTTTATCAAGATATTTTTCTTAAAATTTTTGCTTTCAAACCAGATATCATTTTTTTAGATTTATCTGAAAATACAAATTATCAAAAAAAATTGGCAACAATGATTTCAACCGAAAATTCTATGAAACATGTTTCAACAGTTGGATTGGTTGATACAAAAGAAGCAGCAGATGAAATCGGTTTAACTGGTCTGCAGTTCATTCATGTTAAATGTGGAGAGTACCATGATGTTGTCTATGATCCATTTATTTTCCGATGGCCAAAGGCCGCAAAAAAAACTGAATTTGCCAGAGCAAGATTTCAACATCAAGTCAATCTTATTGAACGATTGAGAATTGGTTATATTACTAAAGAATGTGTACATATTGAAACTAATCTCGATTTAGAGATAGGTGATACCGTTGTACTTGAAACAAAGATCCCTGAAAAAATAAACAAATCGAAATACTTCAAAGTAAAAAAGAAATCAATTGAGAATTTATATTATAATTTCAAATATAATTATGACTTGGAATTAACATTTTTAGATCGCCCTGATGTTGAGAAAAAAGACGAAAGCGGTATAAGAATATATGGAGAAAAAGAGGCCAAGCATATTCTCAATGAATATGAAAATGAACTACCCATCTATAAAAA
Protein-coding regions in this window:
- a CDS encoding LysR family transcriptional regulator, with protein sequence MIETSQLQTLVAVAQSQSFSRAAEQLGVTQSAISQSIKNLESKLKTPLFKRSGKKVVLTQEGEKLFEMAEHFLSSMEETLEQIKYAPEQMQGKIRIGTLNGVGKSWLAPEIFQFAKHYPDLKIFIKMGLQKDLVAEFEELKLDILILPTEYLPNVGKKVFLSDERSTLVFPKNHPAFKISKDITPLELQKFPTIMFEKNDHLYYTWFKTKFQIYPKNINIRYSINSHGHILHAVRDGMGVAVVPTHVLNRSILKNDVDTLGTDFEVVNYRMYMAYHKESEHLLRIQRVLEHLLKRPSPLI
- a CDS encoding CCA tRNA nucleotidyltransferase, producing MSIAIPELPIEIRDIVDFLFSNGYYLTAVGGCVRDLLFFDKISLDWDFEIRSINNHKLQEEELKKVFENISKNFQLQIIELPYCIFKFNINHYEFEISCPRREIYTDNEVGHKNFEAILDSSMNYIESFKRRDLTINALGVEYIGPQSILIDPYSGLQDGRNAILKHISSDFSRDPVRLLRLIRFCKTSNFKISEQTKLLINKFDLSKLSWHYIVKESKDIGLSFLLLKIKKISIENNIKIHRSLKFLYEKMSTIEETNEIEDIFLRQLDSFELRDFEELEYFNLSKSFILKAKNIKDTLLEFKNNSVLTKLLKHCEKNSFEELLNKEQNKKLLKSIKILTKKYLSHKSLVLKIADIYDINLNQFENYILSSDLVISADKLDQISPALRQDFVIYKKLRKD
- a CDS encoding cache domain-containing protein, translated to MQKLHRKSITETFLIISVIMTLFVVLFIGGSNIYSVYSIYRDDTNMFEEEYLEQHKKTLKLEVEQTELNIEKELGQLEKRLKLQISSRVNEGLNVAKNLFEKYQNEMPKKDIINLIRESLRSIRFNKGRGYYFMMNTEGVEILFADKPELEGKNLIKMKSTDGIFVVKEMLKIAKNNGEGFINYEWSKPNETEKNFSKISYVKYFKELDLIIGTGEYLDDVESDLKEEILSRLERTISKNLDYFWALRSDGTLLAHPFLTELKGRKILHLVDENGVNIIKEAINVAKNGGGFVRYKWNRPIKNNTSSKLTYVYPFKRWGWIIATGAYLDDLEVWTQTRKDQLQARLIDQILITILVMGLSFVLSTIVFRRATSRINKGFKIFQNLFEHPDSKLTEGQEKEFQFKEFQILSNSSKILEKYYQQINEEKIRAENALRARTEFLNNMSHEIRTPMNVIVGMADLIDESKMNEEQKMFLGSFQDACKTLLTIINDILDLSKLEAGKLDLDFNFFDLELKLKKIVQLFKNEVEKKGLKISYNIDEGIANFIETDEIRLSQVLSNLIGNSLKFTQSGEIDINVKLVEDYSKNQRIRFEVYDTGIGISKENIKTIFDEFNQGDASITKKFGGTGLGLSISSKLVRLLGGKLKVQSEFGAYTRFYFELDLVVNKTMESPKTLEVIVNQKTPIKKYSEAHFNKLKILAVDDTKDNLVIIQKFLKHPDIELDTVMSGRDGLKAINEKEYDLIFMDIQMPEMDGYETTKKVREIERKLGRPKTLIYALTAYAMQENIQRSLAAGCDGHITKPIRKGEMQKFILELVHNKLAS